The following coding sequences lie in one Hippoglossus hippoglossus isolate fHipHip1 chromosome 14, fHipHip1.pri, whole genome shotgun sequence genomic window:
- the LOC117773880 gene encoding high mobility group-T protein-like encodes MGKDPTKPRGKMSSYAYFVQTCREEHKKKHPEASVNFSEFSKKCSERWKTMSAKEKGKFEDLARTDKARYEREMMSYVPVRGGGGKKKRFKDPNAPKRPPSAFFIFCADFRPKVKGETPGATIGDVAKRLGEMWNGTAAEDKQPYEKKAAKLKEKYEKDIAAYRAKGKPGSAAPGKAPAKAEKKVENDDDDDDEDDEEEEDDDDDDDE; translated from the exons ATGGGGAAGGATCCAACCAAGCCGAGGGGGAAGATGTCCTCCTATGCATACTTTGTGCAGACCTGTCGGGAGGAGCACAAGAAGAAGCACCCTGAAGCTTCCGTTAACTTTTCCGAGTTCTCCAAGAAGTGCTCTGAGCGATGGAAG acaatGTCTGCCAAGGAGAAGGGCAAGTTTGAGGACCTGGCCCGAACGGACAAGGCCCGTtatgagagagagatgatgagcTATGTCccagtcagaggaggaggaggaaagaagaagaggttCAAGGACCCCAATGCCCCCAAGAGACCCCC atcTGCCTTCTTCATCTTTTGCGCAGACTTCCGCCCTAAGGTGAAAGGTGAGACCCCTGGTGCTACCATTGGTGATGTTGCCAAGAGGCTGGGTGAGATGTGGAACGGCACCGCTGCAGAGGACAAGCAGCCCTACGAGAAGAAGGCTGCTAAACTGAAGGAGAAGTATGAGAAG GATATCGCTGCATACCGTGCTAAGGGCAAAccaggcagcgcagcgccagGAAAAGCCCCGGCCAAGGCTGAGAAGAAGgttgaaaatgatgatgatgatgatgatgaagatgacgaggaggaggaagacgatgatgatgatgatgacgagtAG